A DNA window from Niabella yanshanensis contains the following coding sequences:
- a CDS encoding outer membrane beta-barrel family protein: MRSLFLSLFFTGTACWASAQTINGKITDAETKPLPNVSVSLLKAADSSLVKMSITDRDGAYRFEKTGEGQYLILATNVGYISMYSPLIAHKTTQDSEQDIVLEKNSTQMAGVVVTAKRPMVEVKAGKTIVNVDASPTNAGLNVLEILEKSPGVSVDNDGNISVKGKAGVLVLIDDKPTYMSATQLAAFLRSLQASGLDKIEIMTNPPAKYDAAGNSGIINIRTKKGTIKGMNGNANLNYANGFYSRYNGGLNLNYRNNKVNLFGSYNGGHWANKSTLILDRKFLAEDNTTLKGSSDQVSERSNGGDYHNAKIGMDYYFDSKNVAGVVVNGNFGNWKETQNSNSNLRDAADDIESRIRSLAINETNSSNISTNLNYKHTFDSAGHELSVDLDQAYYKNQGNTYLLTKPLNAAGQQSYIDIFLLGDIPSEINIYSGKIDYVKSLSKFLKVEAGLKSSFVNTDNRVMYTRKDSMDWMNDVKRSNHFIYKENINAAYAIFSSTIKKWELTAGLRVENTVAKGHQMQNDSSFSRNYTNLFPNAGVTFNASETHQLSLSYSRRITRPDYDDLNPFVFFLDSLTYGQGNPYLQPQFTNNLELSHTFKRVLTTTINYTQTNDIIAEMLKQDTENKITFQTKENFSKMKQLGLAVSLNMPVVKWWTLNLYANVFNNHYTGIYSNGKRNDPVDIQMTGFMGNMSNTFTYGKGWSSEISGWYGTRFMEGLMVSGQMGALNAALAKEVLKKKGTVKLGVRDIFRTQIFNGYAKYSDVDVDIENKRDSRQFTLTFNYRFGNNKVAPTRRRTGGAGDEQNRVKSGGN, from the coding sequence ATGCGATCATTATTTTTATCACTGTTTTTTACCGGTACCGCGTGTTGGGCCAGCGCCCAAACGATAAACGGAAAAATCACCGATGCTGAGACTAAACCATTACCTAATGTATCTGTGTCCCTTTTAAAAGCTGCCGACTCTTCTTTAGTAAAAATGAGTATTACAGATAGGGATGGCGCTTACCGGTTCGAAAAAACAGGAGAAGGTCAGTACCTGATCCTGGCAACTAATGTGGGCTATATATCAATGTATTCTCCGCTTATTGCTCATAAAACGACTCAGGACAGTGAACAGGATATCGTATTGGAAAAAAATAGTACACAGATGGCCGGAGTGGTGGTTACTGCTAAACGGCCGATGGTAGAAGTGAAGGCGGGCAAAACAATTGTCAATGTAGATGCATCGCCAACCAATGCAGGTTTGAATGTTCTGGAGATACTGGAAAAATCACCAGGTGTCTCGGTAGACAATGACGGAAATATCAGTGTGAAAGGTAAAGCAGGTGTTTTGGTGTTGATAGATGATAAGCCTACCTATATGAGTGCTACGCAGTTGGCTGCTTTCTTACGAAGTTTGCAGGCGAGCGGGCTGGATAAGATTGAAATTATGACGAATCCTCCGGCTAAATATGATGCAGCAGGGAATTCGGGTATTATCAATATCAGGACCAAAAAGGGTACTATTAAGGGTATGAACGGAAATGCCAACTTAAACTATGCCAATGGGTTTTACTCGCGCTATAACGGAGGCTTGAATCTTAATTACCGGAACAATAAGGTCAATCTTTTTGGTAGTTACAATGGCGGACATTGGGCTAATAAGAGTACACTTATTTTAGACAGGAAGTTTTTAGCAGAAGATAACACCACACTCAAAGGCTCCTCCGACCAGGTTTCGGAAAGAAGCAACGGTGGCGATTATCATAATGCCAAAATAGGCATGGATTACTACTTCGATAGTAAAAACGTAGCGGGTGTGGTAGTGAACGGGAATTTTGGTAATTGGAAGGAAACGCAAAACAGCAACTCCAATTTACGTGACGCAGCGGATGATATAGAATCTAGAATCAGGTCCTTGGCGATAAACGAAACAAATTCCAGTAATATTTCTACCAATCTTAATTATAAGCATACTTTCGATTCGGCAGGGCATGAACTGAGTGTTGATCTTGATCAGGCTTATTATAAGAACCAGGGCAATACCTATTTATTAACCAAGCCTCTTAATGCTGCTGGACAACAATCTTATATAGATATTTTTCTTTTAGGAGATATACCCTCGGAGATCAATATCTATAGCGGTAAAATAGATTATGTAAAATCTTTATCTAAATTCTTAAAGGTTGAAGCAGGGCTTAAATCAAGCTTTGTAAATACTGATAACCGGGTCATGTACACCCGGAAAGACAGTATGGACTGGATGAACGATGTGAAACGCAGCAATCATTTTATCTATAAAGAGAATATTAACGCAGCTTATGCGATCTTTTCTTCCACCATTAAAAAATGGGAGCTAACCGCCGGCCTGAGAGTGGAGAATACGGTTGCGAAAGGACATCAGATGCAAAATGATTCGTCTTTTTCAAGAAATTATACCAACCTTTTCCCCAATGCAGGCGTAACATTTAATGCAAGTGAAACACACCAGCTGAGCCTGAGCTATAGCCGCCGTATTACCCGACCCGACTACGATGATCTGAACCCGTTCGTGTTTTTTCTCGACTCTTTAACCTATGGCCAGGGTAATCCCTATCTGCAACCGCAGTTTACGAATAACCTGGAGTTGAGCCATACATTTAAAAGGGTATTAACTACTACTATCAATTATACGCAAACCAACGATATTATTGCCGAAATGCTGAAGCAGGATACTGAGAATAAGATCACTTTTCAAACCAAAGAAAATTTCAGTAAAATGAAACAGTTGGGTTTAGCCGTTTCCTTAAATATGCCGGTAGTAAAATGGTGGACTTTAAATTTGTATGCGAACGTATTCAATAATCATTATACAGGTATCTATAGTAACGGCAAACGCAATGACCCCGTTGATATCCAGATGACAGGGTTTATGGGAAATATGTCCAATACATTTACATATGGTAAAGGATGGTCTTCTGAGATCAGCGGATGGTATGGTACCCGGTTTATGGAGGGATTGATGGTAAGCGGGCAGATGGGAGCGTTGAATGCCGCCCTTGCGAAGGAAGTGCTGAAAAAGAAAGGAACCGTAAAACTGGGTGTAAGAGATATTTTCAGGACACAGATTTTTAACGGGTACGCCAAGTATAGTGATGTGGATGTTGATATTGAGAATAAGCGGGATAGCCGTCAGTTTACGCTCACTTTTAATTACAGGTTTGGAAATAATAAAGTAGCGCCTACCAGAAGACGTACAGGTGGCGCCGGCGATGAGCAGAACCGTGTAAAAAGCGGGGGGAATTAG
- a CDS encoding outer membrane beta-barrel protein, whose protein sequence is MRILVLILCLSVLQTTANAQKISGTVKDADNKPLNAATVTLLKAADSSIAKLNASDKSGSYAFEHIEPGKYLVLATAVGYTKAYSAAFELAGTDKTVPAIALSKVATEMSAVVVTARRPLIEVKADKMVVNVEGTVNATGNDGIDLLRRSPGVLVDKDDNISMSGKNGVEVYIDGKPSPLKGSDLANYLRSLQSSSIESIELITNPGARYEASGNAGIINIKLKKDKALGTNGTVNAGYNVGVFGKYNGGISLNHRSKKANYFGNYNYSNGLNYNKLTLYREIKGANGAVDTIFDQLSNMKSERQAHGFKAGMDYYLNTKNTLGVILSGNISDNTNKTAGPMTITPRGESTDRILEANPVMEGDRKNYNANVNYKYADTAGRQLNIDLDYGRYENYTNQYIPNIYYTGDHATEVSRNIYRLITPTDINIYSFKADWEQNFKKGKLSYGTKIGFVESFNNFNRFDANGPKELLDINSSNVFDYTENVNALYVNYNRQFKGFMIQVGLRGENTNSNGVSSSEVAPDSTVKRSYTDLFPSAAITFNKNPMSQWNFTFSRRIDRPNYSNLNPFRFALNDYTYQQGNPYLRPQYTNSFGITHTFKYKLNTTLNYSHIKDMFAQILDTTEASKSFQITRNLATQDVISLNVSYPFSYKAFTLFSNLNSNYSIYKANFGGGARDIHEEVFSYTIYTQGSYKFAKTWTAELTGLYISPSIWQGIFRSKAMGFVDAGMQKTILQGKGTVKASVSDIFKTMRFRGDANYAGAINRVGANWESRQFKINFTYRFGSAQVKAARQRKTGLEEENKRTGDGGGTPGGTGQQ, encoded by the coding sequence ATGAGAATTCTAGTGTTGATCTTATGTTTAAGTGTACTACAAACCACTGCGAACGCGCAAAAAATATCCGGAACCGTTAAAGATGCGGATAATAAACCATTAAATGCGGCCACTGTTACCTTATTGAAAGCAGCAGACAGCTCGATTGCAAAGCTCAATGCTTCCGATAAAAGCGGCAGCTACGCGTTTGAGCACATTGAACCAGGAAAGTATTTGGTATTGGCAACAGCTGTGGGTTACACAAAGGCCTACAGCGCTGCTTTTGAACTTGCGGGAACTGATAAAACTGTACCGGCCATTGCATTGTCCAAAGTAGCTACTGAAATGTCGGCGGTGGTGGTTACCGCAAGACGCCCGCTGATAGAGGTTAAGGCAGACAAAATGGTAGTGAATGTAGAAGGGACCGTGAACGCCACCGGTAATGATGGTATTGATCTTTTAAGAAGATCGCCGGGTGTTTTGGTAGATAAAGATGATAATATCAGCATGTCTGGCAAAAATGGCGTAGAAGTATATATTGATGGTAAGCCCAGTCCTTTAAAAGGCAGTGATTTGGCTAACTATCTCCGTTCCTTACAGTCATCAAGCATTGAAAGTATCGAGCTGATCACTAATCCCGGTGCCCGTTACGAGGCTTCCGGTAACGCAGGTATTATCAATATCAAATTGAAAAAAGACAAAGCCCTGGGTACCAACGGAACGGTTAATGCAGGCTACAATGTAGGTGTATTTGGTAAGTATAACGGAGGTATATCACTCAATCATCGTAGCAAAAAAGCTAACTACTTCGGTAACTATAATTACAGCAACGGGCTGAATTATAATAAGCTTACTCTATACAGGGAGATCAAGGGTGCTAATGGTGCTGTGGATACGATTTTCGATCAGCTATCCAATATGAAAAGTGAGAGGCAGGCCCATGGTTTCAAAGCTGGTATGGATTATTATCTGAATACTAAAAACACTTTGGGTGTTATCTTAAGCGGTAATATTTCTGATAATACCAATAAAACGGCGGGGCCGATGACTATAACACCCAGAGGTGAATCTACCGACCGTATTCTGGAAGCGAACCCGGTAATGGAAGGCGACCGGAAAAACTATAATGCCAACGTTAACTATAAATATGCAGACACAGCCGGCCGTCAATTGAATATAGATTTAGATTACGGGCGTTATGAAAACTATACCAACCAGTATATACCTAATATTTACTATACCGGAGATCACGCTACAGAAGTATCAAGAAATATATATCGCCTGATTACGCCAACGGATATCAATATTTACTCGTTTAAGGCGGATTGGGAGCAGAACTTCAAGAAAGGTAAGCTGAGCTATGGTACTAAAATTGGTTTTGTTGAGTCCTTCAATAATTTTAACCGTTTTGATGCTAATGGCCCTAAGGAGCTGCTTGATATTAATTCCTCTAATGTATTTGACTATACAGAAAATGTAAATGCACTATATGTAAATTACAACCGCCAGTTTAAAGGATTTATGATCCAGGTAGGACTGAGAGGTGAGAATACCAATTCAAACGGAGTTTCCTCCAGCGAGGTGGCACCTGATTCTACGGTAAAGAGAAGCTACACAGACCTGTTCCCGAGTGCGGCTATTACTTTCAATAAGAACCCGATGAGCCAGTGGAATTTTACCTTCAGCCGTCGCATCGACAGGCCTAACTACAGTAACCTCAATCCATTCAGGTTTGCTTTAAACGACTATACGTACCAGCAGGGTAATCCTTACCTGAGACCTCAGTACACGAATAGTTTTGGTATTACGCATACATTCAAATACAAACTGAACACTACTTTGAACTATAGCCATATCAAAGACATGTTTGCGCAGATACTGGATACAACGGAGGCAAGTAAATCTTTCCAGATTACCCGTAACCTGGCTACACAGGATGTGATCAGTCTGAATGTTAGCTATCCTTTCAGCTATAAAGCGTTTACGCTTTTCTCTAATCTTAATTCCAATTATTCGATTTATAAGGCCAACTTCGGAGGCGGAGCCAGGGATATCCATGAAGAAGTGTTTAGTTATACGATCTATACGCAGGGATCGTATAAGTTTGCCAAAACATGGACTGCCGAACTTACCGGTCTTTATATTTCTCCTTCTATCTGGCAGGGTATCTTCAGAAGCAAGGCAATGGGCTTTGTGGATGCAGGTATGCAAAAAACGATTCTGCAAGGTAAGGGAACTGTCAAGGCAAGTGTGAGCGATATTTTCAAAACCATGCGTTTCAGGGGTGATGCCAATTATGCAGGTGCTATAAACAGGGTGGGTGCTAACTGGGAATCGCGCCAGTTTAAAATCAACTTTACTTACCGGTTCGGTAGCGCACAGGTTAAAGCAGCCAGACAACGCAAAACCGGTTTGGAAGAAGAAAACAAACGTACTGGCGATGGTGGAGGCACTCCCGGTGGCACCGGTCAGCAGTAA
- a CDS encoding AMP-dependent synthetase/ligase gives MNYPEYRLFDAVSHQLKNFPKQDMLNAKEKGQWKAYATQDVADLANRLSAGLLAKGVSGNNFTPEGSDKIAIISNNRPEWIFTDLAVQQIGAILIPMYPTTSTQELEYILNESEAKYIFVSSEELLTKIQSLKSDYLKGIYTFAKIEGAAHYSELLNLASEELLQQVETTKQEIPNTHIATIIYTSGTTGTPKGVMLSHSNIISNVFFSKASFPFPDQPQTKVLSFLPLNHIFEKMVSYIYLFSGISIYYAESLETIADNLKEIKPDGFTTVPRLLEKVYEKIMAKGNELSGIKKSLFAWSVALGLKYDNRKPPGGLYSFKLNIARKLVFSKWREALGGNISFIITGGAAASEKLLRIFNAAGIPIYEGYGPTENSPVICVNRKQNNETFFGTVGPPIDGIEVKLAEDNEILVKGASVMLGYYKHPELTAEVIKDGWLHTGDIGTIIEDRFYKITDRKKELFKTSGGKYVAPQPIENKMKESKFIEQIIVLGSERKFVSALIIPSFTAVRDWMKENGIPEMSNSEMVANQKVHDLFRSVIDHHNVNFNHVEQIKKFALLPAEWSVDGGEMTPKMSLKRKVIIEKYKNNIEDIYA, from the coding sequence ATGAATTACCCCGAATACCGATTGTTTGACGCCGTAAGCCATCAGCTGAAAAATTTCCCCAAGCAGGACATGCTCAATGCAAAGGAGAAAGGCCAATGGAAAGCTTACGCTACACAGGATGTAGCTGACCTTGCCAATCGGCTCTCTGCAGGGCTCCTGGCAAAAGGCGTGAGTGGCAATAATTTTACGCCGGAGGGCAGCGATAAAATAGCCATCATCAGTAACAACAGGCCGGAGTGGATCTTTACCGATCTGGCAGTCCAGCAAATTGGGGCTATTCTTATTCCGATGTATCCCACTACCAGCACACAAGAGCTGGAATATATCCTGAATGAGTCGGAGGCTAAATATATTTTTGTCAGCAGCGAAGAACTGCTTACTAAAATACAATCTCTAAAAAGTGATTATTTAAAAGGCATTTACACTTTCGCTAAAATTGAGGGAGCGGCGCATTATTCTGAATTACTGAACCTGGCTTCCGAAGAACTGTTGCAACAGGTAGAAACTACTAAACAGGAAATTCCCAATACCCATATAGCTACTATTATTTATACCAGCGGCACCACCGGCACCCCTAAGGGGGTGATGCTGAGCCATAGCAATATTATTAGTAATGTTTTTTTCTCAAAAGCCAGTTTCCCTTTTCCCGATCAGCCGCAGACTAAAGTGCTGAGCTTTTTACCGCTAAACCATATTTTCGAAAAAATGGTAAGCTATATCTACCTGTTCAGCGGCATATCTATTTATTATGCAGAAAGCCTGGAAACCATTGCTGATAATTTAAAAGAAATAAAACCTGATGGCTTTACAACAGTACCTCGTCTACTGGAAAAAGTATACGAGAAAATAATGGCCAAGGGCAATGAATTAAGCGGCATCAAAAAATCTCTATTTGCCTGGAGCGTAGCGCTGGGCTTAAAGTATGATAACCGAAAGCCCCCGGGAGGCTTGTATTCTTTTAAACTCAATATTGCCAGGAAGCTGGTATTCAGCAAATGGCGGGAAGCTCTTGGAGGAAATATCAGCTTTATCATTACAGGTGGTGCGGCGGCCTCTGAAAAACTGCTGCGTATCTTTAATGCAGCAGGCATTCCTATATACGAAGGTTATGGACCAACCGAAAACAGCCCGGTAATATGTGTAAACCGTAAGCAGAACAATGAAACCTTCTTTGGCACTGTAGGTCCACCTATTGATGGCATCGAGGTAAAATTAGCAGAAGATAACGAGATCCTGGTGAAAGGCGCCAGTGTAATGCTAGGCTACTATAAACACCCGGAGTTAACAGCGGAAGTTATTAAAGACGGATGGCTGCATACGGGAGATATAGGCACTATCATCGAAGATCGCTTCTACAAAATAACAGATCGCAAGAAAGAGTTATTTAAAACCAGCGGCGGCAAATATGTGGCGCCACAGCCTATCGAAAACAAAATGAAGGAAAGCAAATTTATTGAGCAGATCATCGTTTTAGGCAGTGAAAGGAAATTTGTAAGTGCTTTGATCATTCCCTCTTTTACTGCTGTCAGGGATTGGATGAAGGAAAATGGCATACCTGAAATGAGCAATTCGGAAATGGTTGCCAATCAAAAAGTACATGACCTTTTCCGGTCAGTGATTGATCATCATAATGTCAACTTCAATCATGTAGAGCAAATTAAAAAGTTTGCCCTGCTACCGGCCGAATGGAGTGTGGACGGTGGAGAAATGACGCCTAAAATGAGTCTGAAACGTAAGGTGATCATCGAAAAGTATAAAAATAATATTGAAGATATATATGCATAG